A region of Candidatus Bathyarchaeia archaeon DNA encodes the following proteins:
- a CDS encoding nitroreductase family protein, whose translation MDFYEVIRTRRSIRSYKSDPVPEETLTRILEAARVAPSGSNRQPWKFIIVRNEEIKRKLARACHNQMFIAEAPIVIVACGYNIHWNRGEYMGDLSMLVDVSIAFTHLILAARAEGLGTCWIGSFSNREVKKILNIPEDVNVVAITPLGYPKDESFGEPGPRKPLSEIVSVDHF comes from the coding sequence ATGGACTTCTATGAGGTTATTAGGACCCGTAGGAGTATAAGATCTTATAAATCTGACCCGGTTCCAGAGGAGACTTTAACCAGGATTTTAGAGGCTGCTAGGGTAGCTCCTTCAGGTTCAAATCGCCAACCATGGAAGTTTATAATTGTAAGGAATGAGGAGATAAAGAGGAAGCTGGCTAGGGCATGTCATAATCAAATGTTTATTGCCGAAGCTCCAATAGTTATAGTGGCATGTGGATATAATATTCATTGGAATAGGGGGGAGTACATGGGCGACTTAAGTATGTTGGTTGATGTCTCAATAGCATTCACACACTTGATTTTAGCAGCTAGGGCTGAGGGATTAGGGACATGTTGGATCGGTTCATTTAGCAATAGGGAGGTTAAAAAGATTCTGAATATACCGGAAGATGTTAATGTTGTTGCAATAACACCACTTGGCTATCCAAAAGACGAGAGCTTCGGTGAACCAGGACCTAGAAAACCATTATCTGAAATAGTTTCCGTAGATCACTTTTAG
- the rqcH gene encoding ribosome rescue protein RqcH produces MKEEITSFDLAAVISELSKIIEGSRIGKIYQINHKILLLKLRSPKGESHHLLIEAGKRIHLTSYDFEKPKEPPSFCMALRKYLENGIIDKIEQYDFERIIEIIVRRGDQNYRLIIEFFDKGNIILVDSENKILHALTYRKMRDRNILRGEEFKYPPKRGIDLKHVNLDDLHKMRDLGELEIVRALTRSLGLSGFYAEEILLRSGIDKSRPCISLSDEEFSTIYGVIRDLVSKVETGNHKPCIFVNEMGEWIDVAPFPLKKYSNLQTLEIETFNKALDEYYAKALVSLSVKQIEEKKGQELAALEKILEEQRRKLDDLKDKVSAYRKIGDVIFNHLYEIETLLSRIMSEKRSGKSWDEIKSILTEEKRNSIIPSTYFESINGETLTLKVSIDGEKFDLNLKMTAQQNAAEYYNMAKKSEEKIDGIERAIKQTLEKIEAVKAGAIRIMGEVSKPPQIRRKEWYEKFRWFLSSEGFLVIGGRDTSTNDILIRKYMEQNDIVFHADIPGSPFVIIKTQGKAPGEKTLNEAACFTASYSRAWRERIRAVDVYWVKPEQVSKTPPSGEYLPKGSFMIYGAKNYIRGVPLEVAIGIKREKYGFRVIGGPVEAISKQTSLYVKIVPGDEPSGKLAKNIRSMLANMVPYEERSEALKIPIEEIQAFIPLGWGSILTKD; encoded by the coding sequence TTGAAGGAAGAGATTACCAGCTTTGATCTAGCAGCAGTCATATCAGAGCTCAGCAAGATCATAGAGGGCTCACGAATAGGTAAGATTTATCAAATAAATCATAAGATCTTACTCTTAAAGCTTCGCAGCCCAAAAGGTGAAAGCCACCACCTTCTAATAGAGGCTGGCAAAAGAATCCATTTAACATCCTACGATTTTGAGAAGCCTAAAGAGCCGCCAAGCTTCTGTATGGCTCTTAGAAAATATTTAGAGAATGGAATTATTGATAAGATTGAACAGTATGATTTTGAAAGAATAATTGAAATTATTGTTAGACGCGGTGACCAAAATTATCGCCTTATAATTGAATTCTTTGATAAAGGGAATATTATACTTGTGGATTCAGAGAATAAGATTCTGCACGCATTAACTTATCGGAAAATGAGAGATAGGAATATTCTGCGTGGTGAAGAGTTTAAATATCCACCAAAAAGGGGAATTGATTTAAAGCATGTGAATTTAGATGATCTTCATAAGATGAGAGATTTAGGAGAGTTAGAAATTGTTAGAGCTCTAACGAGATCTCTGGGTTTAAGTGGTTTCTATGCTGAGGAGATTCTTCTAAGATCTGGAATAGACAAAAGTAGGCCATGTATCTCACTTAGTGATGAAGAATTTAGCACCATTTATGGGGTTATAAGGGATTTAGTCTCAAAAGTTGAAACTGGAAATCACAAGCCATGTATTTTTGTTAATGAGATGGGCGAATGGATTGACGTCGCGCCTTTTCCCCTCAAAAAGTATTCTAATCTCCAAACTCTTGAAATTGAGACATTTAATAAGGCTCTTGACGAATATTATGCAAAAGCGCTCGTTAGTTTAAGTGTTAAACAGATTGAGGAGAAGAAAGGGCAGGAGCTAGCAGCTCTGGAAAAAATTCTTGAAGAACAAAGAAGAAAATTGGATGATTTGAAGGATAAGGTCAGCGCTTACCGTAAGATTGGTGACGTAATATTCAATCATCTCTATGAGATTGAGACTCTGTTAAGCAGAATTATGAGTGAAAAGAGGAGTGGTAAAAGCTGGGATGAAATCAAAAGCATATTAACTGAGGAAAAGAGGAACTCTATTATTCCCTCAACATACTTTGAATCCATTAATGGAGAGACATTAACTCTCAAAGTCTCAATTGATGGGGAAAAATTTGATTTAAACCTTAAGATGACAGCCCAGCAGAATGCAGCAGAATACTATAATATGGCAAAGAAATCTGAGGAAAAGATCGATGGAATAGAAAGAGCTATTAAACAGACTCTAGAAAAGATCGAGGCCGTTAAGGCTGGAGCAATAAGAATTATGGGGGAGGTCTCTAAGCCTCCACAGATCAGGAGGAAGGAGTGGTATGAGAAGTTCCGCTGGTTCTTATCATCTGAGGGATTTCTGGTTATAGGTGGGAGGGATACGTCAACAAATGACATATTAATTAGGAAATATATGGAGCAAAATGACATAGTCTTCCACGCGGATATTCCGGGATCACCATTTGTTATCATTAAGACTCAAGGTAAAGCGCCTGGTGAAAAAACGCTTAATGAGGCTGCATGTTTTACAGCATCATATTCTCGAGCCTGGAGGGAGCGGATTAGAGCCGTAGATGTTTATTGGGTTAAGCCTGAACAAGTCAGTAAAACTCCGCCCTCAGGGGAATATCTTCCAAAAGGCTCATTCATGATTTATGGAGCTAAAAATTATATTAGGGGAGTCCCGCTTGAAGTAGCGATAGGTATTAAGAGAGAGAAATATGGATTCAGAGTTATCGGCGGACCCGTAGAAGCAATATCAAAGCAGACAAGCTTGTACGTGAAGATTGTTCCCGGAGATGAGCCTAGTGGAAAACTCGCTAAAAATATTAGGAGTATGCTGGCTAACATGGTACCTTATGAGGAGCGCAGTGAAGCCCTGAAGATCCCTATAGAGGAGATACAAGCATTTATACCTTTAGGCTGGGGAAGCATCTTAACCAAAGATTAA
- the radA gene encoding DNA repair and recombination protein RadA yields MYGDESEKRRYLSIEEIPGVTPSIAEKLRELGFNTVESLAMATIRELEQAGISDKKAFEIINTARSSITLSFIRADELLERRQEVLRLTTGSKKLDELLGGGLETQTITEFYGEYGSGKSQIAHQVCVNVQLPPEKGGLGGGALYIDTENTFRPERIVQMAKFRGLDPQKVVKNIIWAEAYTSDHQMFLLENSDKIIKENNIKLIVIDSLTAHFRSEYIGRENLAIRQQKLNQHMHKLIRLARAFNAVALVTNQVMSSPEVFFSESVRPIGGHIVAHTSHTRVFLRKSAKGPIRIARLVSSPYLPEGECLFKITENGIEDVAEEDRAGWE; encoded by the coding sequence ATGTATGGGGATGAATCTGAGAAGAGACGTTACTTAAGTATTGAAGAGATACCGGGTGTAACCCCATCGATAGCGGAGAAGCTGCGTGAGTTAGGTTTTAACACTGTTGAATCCTTAGCGATGGCAACCATACGTGAACTCGAACAAGCAGGCATAAGTGATAAAAAAGCATTTGAAATAATTAATACGGCAAGATCCTCGATAACGCTATCCTTTATACGCGCAGATGAATTACTTGAGAGACGCCAAGAGGTACTTCGATTAACTACTGGGAGCAAAAAGCTTGATGAACTTTTGGGCGGTGGACTCGAAACCCAAACAATAACAGAGTTCTATGGCGAGTATGGTTCGGGAAAAAGCCAGATCGCTCATCAAGTATGCGTCAATGTTCAGCTTCCGCCGGAAAAAGGAGGCTTAGGCGGTGGAGCCCTATACATAGATACCGAGAATACCTTTAGACCTGAGCGAATAGTTCAAATGGCAAAGTTTAGGGGGTTAGATCCGCAGAAAGTTGTTAAAAATATTATTTGGGCTGAGGCATACACATCCGATCACCAAATGTTTCTTTTAGAAAACTCTGATAAAATAATAAAGGAGAACAATATAAAGTTAATAGTAATCGATTCCCTCACAGCTCACTTCAGAAGCGAGTATATTGGACGTGAAAATTTGGCCATAAGACAGCAGAAGCTCAATCAGCACATGCATAAATTAATCAGGTTAGCAAGAGCTTTCAATGCCGTCGCCTTAGTAACCAATCAGGTCATGTCCAGCCCAGAAGTCTTCTTCTCCGAAAGCGTTCGCCCAATAGGTGGGCATATAGTTGCCCACACAAGCCATACGAGAGTCTTTTTGAGGAAGAGCGCTAAAGGCCCTATAAGAATAGCCCGTTTAGTTTCAAGCCCCTATCTTCCGGAGGGCGAATGCTTATTTAAAATAACTGAGAATGGTATAGAGGATGTCGCTGAAGAAGATAGGGCGGGCTGGGAATAA